A single region of the Streptomyces sp. AM 4-1-1 genome encodes:
- the snpA gene encoding snapalysin, whose amino-acid sequence MRHPRTVLSAVVGLGLGLAAALGTTPAIAAPAPAVPAPSVPAPQAGYIQSAGYTQTVGSREDAAANEAFFQAVVKSVAQKRAANPGAQSVTVVYSSANAPSFRSQIASSAQIWNSSVSNVRLQEGSNADFLYYEGNDSRGSYASTNGHGRGYIFLDYAQNRQYDSVRVTAHETGHVLGLPDNYSAPCSKLMSGGGPGPSCTNRYPDTTERNQVNRLWQNGFAAALAKSLR is encoded by the coding sequence ATGAGACACCCCAGGACAGTCCTGTCGGCCGTCGTCGGCCTCGGCCTCGGCCTCGCCGCCGCGCTGGGCACCACTCCCGCGATCGCCGCTCCGGCCCCTGCTGTGCCCGCTCCCTCCGTACCGGCTCCCCAGGCCGGTTACATACAGTCCGCCGGCTACACACAGACCGTCGGCTCCCGCGAGGACGCCGCCGCGAACGAGGCGTTCTTCCAGGCGGTCGTGAAGTCGGTCGCGCAGAAGCGCGCCGCGAACCCGGGCGCCCAGTCGGTCACGGTCGTCTACAGCTCGGCCAACGCGCCCAGCTTCCGGAGCCAGATAGCGAGCAGCGCGCAGATCTGGAACAGCTCGGTCTCCAACGTCCGTCTCCAGGAGGGGTCGAACGCCGACTTCCTCTACTACGAGGGCAACGACTCCCGTGGCTCGTACGCGAGCACGAACGGTCACGGTCGGGGCTACATCTTCCTCGACTACGCGCAGAACCGGCAGTACGACTCGGTCCGGGTCACCGCGCACGAGACCGGGCATGTGCTCGGTCTTCCGGACAACTACTCGGCGCCGTGCAGCAAGTTGATGTCCGGTGGCGGCCCCGGCCCGTCGTGCACCAACCGGTACCCGGACACGACCGAGCGCAACCAGGTGAACCGCCTGTGGCAGAACGGCTTCGCCGCGGCTCTCGCCAAGAGCCTGCGCTGA
- a CDS encoding LysR family transcriptional regulator gives MELEVRHLRALCAIADAGSLHRAARRLGVSQPSLTTQLRRIEHSLGAELFRRERTGCSPTLLGRAVLSRARPLVDGMTALVSEAKAEADGARDGGPRLRIGSTASRVIGDWLRRLRTRLPGTDISLRVDVSAHVLLRTVEVGSLDVAFVHEVEGSPLTIPEGLEQRVLVDREPQFISLARDHPAASLPVVDLGDLATDRWMVDPTVDGEWDGLRRVLGAAGLAPTMLHGDYLTAASLVVLGEVVAPCQPTSGPRDDMAIRPLRDDPLGVRLLLVSRPGTDIDVAYGELESAYRDAARRAAEYHQWLLRHRSPLADPGTGVTPSPAYSP, from the coding sequence ATGGAGCTTGAGGTGAGGCACCTCAGGGCGCTCTGCGCCATCGCCGACGCGGGAAGCCTGCATCGAGCGGCCCGCAGGCTGGGCGTGAGCCAGCCCTCCCTGACCACCCAACTGCGCCGGATCGAGCATTCCCTCGGCGCCGAACTGTTCCGACGCGAGCGGACCGGTTGCAGCCCGACCCTCCTGGGCCGCGCCGTCCTCAGCCGTGCCCGTCCCCTCGTCGACGGAATGACCGCCCTGGTCAGCGAGGCCAAGGCGGAGGCCGACGGCGCGCGCGACGGCGGCCCCCGGCTGCGCATCGGCTCGACCGCGAGCCGGGTCATCGGCGACTGGCTGCGCCGGCTGCGCACACGGCTGCCCGGCACGGACATCTCGCTGCGCGTCGACGTCTCCGCCCACGTCCTGCTGCGCACGGTCGAGGTCGGCAGCCTCGACGTCGCGTTCGTGCACGAGGTGGAGGGCAGTCCGCTCACCATCCCGGAAGGACTGGAACAGCGCGTACTGGTGGACCGCGAACCGCAGTTCATCTCCCTGGCCCGGGACCACCCGGCCGCTTCCCTGCCGGTGGTCGACCTCGGTGACCTGGCCACCGACCGGTGGATGGTCGACCCCACCGTGGACGGCGAATGGGACGGCCTGCGCCGGGTCCTCGGCGCGGCGGGCCTCGCCCCGACCATGCTGCACGGCGACTACCTCACCGCGGCCTCCCTCGTCGTGCTCGGCGAGGTGGTGGCCCCCTGCCAGCCCACCTCCGGGCCGCGCGACGACATGGCGATCCGCCCCCTGCGGGACGACCCGCTGGGCGTACGGCTGCTGTTGGTGTCCCGGCCGGGGACCGACATCGACGTGGCGTACGGGGAGTTGGAGTCGGCCTACCGGGACGCGGCGCGGCGGGCGGCCGAGTACCACCAGTGGCTGCTGCGCCACCGCAGCCCGCTCGCCGACCCCGGGACGGGCGTGACACCGTCCCCGGCGTACAGCCCCTGA
- a CDS encoding NAD-dependent epimerase/dehydratase family protein, giving the protein MKLLMLGGTEFVGRAITESALSRGWEVTVLHRGHHPAPPGVTALRGDRTADDGLAALTPGGGRGDAGTWDLAVDTWSGAPSAVRDAARLLSGRVGHYTYISSRSVYDHPAPAGLPEDGPLVSGASPDATGDLPYALAKRGGELAVLDAFGKRALLARAGLILGPGENIGRLPWWLTRIARGGRVLAPGPREAALQYIDVRDLAAWVLRAAEDGLHGPYNLVGPPGHATMGELLDACAHATGSRAELCWTDPEPILAAGVEPWTDLPVWLPPGELYDTIHAGNVDKALAAGLTCRPVTETVTDTWHWLMSLGGTAPRRPDRPQVGLDPRTEERLLAGPVTGHAMGTGESARSRPSPS; this is encoded by the coding sequence ATGAAGCTCCTGATGCTCGGCGGAACCGAATTCGTCGGTCGCGCGATCACCGAATCCGCCCTCTCCCGAGGCTGGGAGGTCACGGTCCTTCACCGGGGCCACCACCCGGCGCCGCCGGGCGTGACGGCGCTGCGCGGTGACCGCACCGCCGACGACGGCCTCGCCGCCCTCACCCCGGGAGGCGGCCGCGGCGACGCCGGGACCTGGGACCTGGCCGTCGACACCTGGAGCGGTGCCCCCTCAGCCGTACGGGACGCCGCCCGGCTGCTCTCCGGACGGGTCGGGCACTACACGTACATCTCCAGCCGTTCCGTGTACGACCACCCGGCCCCGGCCGGGCTGCCGGAGGACGGGCCACTGGTGAGCGGCGCCTCCCCCGATGCCACCGGTGATCTTCCGTACGCGCTCGCCAAGCGAGGCGGTGAACTGGCCGTGCTCGACGCGTTCGGGAAGCGGGCGCTCCTCGCCCGCGCCGGACTGATCCTCGGCCCCGGCGAGAACATCGGCAGGCTGCCCTGGTGGCTGACCCGGATCGCCCGCGGCGGCCGGGTGCTGGCCCCGGGGCCGCGCGAGGCGGCCCTCCAGTACATCGACGTCCGCGACCTCGCGGCCTGGGTCCTGCGCGCCGCGGAGGACGGGCTGCACGGGCCGTACAACCTGGTCGGTCCACCGGGCCACGCCACCATGGGCGAGTTGCTGGACGCCTGTGCGCACGCCACCGGATCACGGGCCGAGCTGTGCTGGACGGACCCCGAGCCGATCCTCGCGGCGGGCGTCGAACCATGGACCGATCTGCCGGTCTGGCTGCCGCCGGGGGAGCTGTACGACACCATCCACGCGGGGAACGTCGACAAGGCCCTGGCTGCCGGGCTGACCTGTCGGCCCGTCACGGAAACGGTCACCGACACCTGGCACTGGCTGATGTCGCTGGGCGGCACCGCGCCCCGGCGGCCCGACCGGCCGCAGGTGGGGCTCGACCCGCGGACGGAGGAGCGGCTGCTGGCCGGTCCGGTCACTGGTCACGCGATGGGCACGGGGGAGTCCGCCCGCAGTCGCCCTTCCCCCTCGTGA
- a CDS encoding choice-of-anchor A family protein translates to MAVAAAAALVGMLAPTALADPLPGGLGPCIGNCPSVWPDPNNGPVTYHDSNVNVFVGGDFLVREAAAEAEGKVVTLGSFDMNKRAGASMIYNVGVAGVGSRVPPPNDDDYLIVGDDLTVAPGQRLLAEEGTNIGVVRYGGNLSGTVIPAAIHDPDAAAPYTSLRPELTEASHCYAYDGNQRRAATGTWQRTGSDIVFTGDGQSAIQIFSVDADLVSAADGEAGFQFDAIPAGATVLVNIYGSDRNIKTFMGNLPNAGLREHLLWNFPDATSIGLSGSGQFQGSVLVGQQSSVTSLSMSGTNGRFYTAGSLTHTSSGQSGGAELHAYPFEGDLPSCAASPSPTPTESPTPTPTPTPTPTETPTPTPTPTHGTPTPPVTPTPTHSSPSLPDTGPHDGEWILGGIAGTLFAGGAAMTMAARRVRRRH, encoded by the coding sequence GTGGCGGTCGCGGCGGCCGCGGCACTGGTGGGCATGCTCGCGCCCACCGCCCTCGCCGATCCGCTGCCCGGTGGTCTCGGGCCCTGCATCGGCAACTGCCCCTCGGTCTGGCCGGACCCGAACAACGGGCCCGTCACCTACCACGACAGCAACGTCAACGTCTTCGTCGGCGGCGACTTCCTGGTACGGGAGGCCGCCGCCGAGGCCGAGGGCAAGGTCGTCACCCTCGGCTCGTTCGACATGAACAAGCGCGCGGGCGCGTCGATGATCTACAACGTCGGCGTCGCGGGAGTGGGTTCACGCGTTCCGCCGCCCAACGACGACGACTACCTGATCGTCGGTGACGACCTGACCGTGGCACCCGGCCAGCGGCTGCTCGCCGAGGAGGGGACGAACATCGGCGTGGTCAGATACGGGGGGAACCTCTCGGGGACCGTGATCCCGGCGGCCATCCACGACCCGGACGCCGCCGCCCCGTACACATCACTGCGCCCTGAGCTGACCGAGGCCAGCCACTGCTACGCCTACGACGGCAACCAGCGCCGGGCGGCCACCGGTACGTGGCAGCGGACCGGTTCCGACATCGTCTTCACCGGGGACGGGCAGTCGGCGATCCAGATCTTCTCCGTCGACGCCGACCTGGTGTCGGCGGCGGACGGGGAAGCGGGCTTCCAGTTCGACGCCATCCCGGCAGGCGCGACCGTGCTCGTCAACATCTACGGCAGTGACCGCAACATCAAGACCTTCATGGGGAACCTCCCCAACGCCGGTCTGCGCGAACATCTGCTGTGGAACTTCCCGGACGCCACCTCGATCGGTCTGTCCGGCAGCGGCCAGTTCCAGGGCAGCGTGCTCGTGGGCCAGCAGTCGAGCGTCACATCACTGTCGATGAGCGGCACCAACGGCCGCTTCTACACGGCCGGTTCGCTGACCCACACCTCAAGCGGCCAGTCCGGCGGCGCGGAACTTCACGCGTATCCCTTCGAGGGCGATCTGCCGAGCTGTGCGGCAAGCCCGTCGCCGACCCCCACGGAATCGCCCACCCCCACCCCCACCCCCACTCCCACCCCGACCGAGACGCCCACCCCGACACCGACGCCGACGCACGGGACGCCGACGCCCCCTGTGACCCCGACCCCGACCCACAGCTCTCCGAGCCTCCCGGACACCGGGCCGCACGACGGTGAATGGATTCTCGGTGGCATCGCCGGGACCCTCTTCGCGGGCGGCGCCGCGATGACGATGGCGGCCCGAAGGGTACGCCGCCGTCACTGA
- a CDS encoding SDR family oxidoreductase, with the protein MKSAVIAVTGASGRIGGRVARRITRAGAPVRLLGRDPSRLPELPGAVAAPPVSYADPKAMRTALEDAHTLFLVSARESADRVREHTVAVDAAVAAGIERIVYVSFLGAAPDATFTFARDHWYTEQHIRATGLRHTFLRDSFYFAALAAMTGADGVLRGPAGDGRVSAVAHDDIADAASAVLLDRADGGTGHDGRTYDLTGPEALTLDEVAGVLGRFAGRPVRYEAETRPQAYGSRMRHGAPDWELAGWVTSYEAIGAGELATVSDAVPRLTGRPAKDLATYLRENPDSYAHLLPSSG; encoded by the coding sequence GTGAAAAGCGCGGTCATCGCGGTGACCGGTGCGAGCGGCAGGATCGGCGGCCGGGTCGCCCGGCGGATCACCCGCGCCGGCGCCCCCGTACGCCTCCTCGGCCGTGATCCCTCCCGGCTCCCCGAACTGCCCGGTGCGGTCGCCGCGCCCCCCGTCTCCTACGCCGACCCGAAGGCGATGCGCACCGCACTCGAAGACGCGCACACCCTGTTCCTGGTCTCCGCGCGCGAGAGTGCCGACCGCGTCCGCGAACACACCGTCGCCGTGGACGCCGCCGTCGCGGCGGGCATCGAGCGCATCGTGTACGTGTCGTTCCTCGGCGCCGCGCCCGATGCCACGTTCACCTTCGCCCGCGACCACTGGTACACCGAACAGCACATCCGGGCCACCGGTCTGCGCCACACCTTCCTGCGCGACAGCTTCTACTTCGCCGCGCTCGCCGCGATGACGGGCGCCGACGGGGTGCTGCGCGGACCGGCGGGCGACGGCAGGGTCTCCGCCGTGGCCCACGACGACATCGCGGACGCCGCCTCGGCGGTGCTGCTGGACCGCGCCGACGGAGGTACGGGCCACGACGGGCGGACGTACGACCTGACCGGACCCGAGGCGCTGACCCTGGACGAAGTGGCCGGTGTGCTCGGCCGGTTCGCCGGACGCCCGGTCCGCTACGAGGCGGAGACCCGGCCGCAGGCGTACGGTTCACGGATGCGCCACGGCGCACCGGACTGGGAGCTGGCCGGCTGGGTCACGTCCTACGAGGCCATCGGAGCGGGGGAGTTGGCGACGGTCTCGGACGCCGTACCCCGACTGACGGGCCGCCCGGCGAAGGACCTGGCGACGTACCTCCGGGAGAACCCGGACAGCTACGCCCACTTGCTGCCGTCCTCGGGCTGA
- a CDS encoding trypsin-like peptidase domain-containing protein, whose amino-acid sequence MRRRSASRRAGVALSVAALLVLGAAGSPAPRVSRPADLDRWSSADATAYLTDERMATARVWPGSEKSAVVRSGAAGTPSGRSAGPPSVGTLFRVERRSIYFCTASVVSSPGRNLVVTAAHCVTGHENAERLAFAPGLRRDGSGRLVAPYGLFTVVRDSGRARVWMDGRYPTDKQRYAQYDVAFLQVGPGADHRQVERTVGGNRLWTDTGFRHSGVRLVAYPGADPPPRNCTSGTRPAAFPGWPGTYLRIDCDGYSGGSSGGPFLADFDERTGSGDLIGVIGGYRTGGPTDDISYSAYFGRNVKALYESAVRGVR is encoded by the coding sequence ATGCGTCGTCGCTCCGCTTCCCGCCGCGCGGGGGTCGCGCTGTCCGTTGCCGCTCTGCTCGTGCTGGGGGCGGCCGGGTCACCCGCGCCCAGGGTGAGCCGTCCCGCGGATCTCGACCGCTGGTCGTCCGCCGACGCGACCGCGTACCTCACGGACGAACGGATGGCGACGGCGCGGGTCTGGCCGGGGAGCGAGAAGTCGGCCGTCGTGCGGTCCGGCGCCGCCGGGACGCCCAGTGGCCGGTCGGCGGGTCCGCCGTCCGTGGGAACGCTGTTCCGGGTGGAGCGGCGGAGCATCTACTTCTGCACCGCGAGCGTCGTGTCCAGCCCGGGACGGAATCTCGTCGTCACCGCCGCCCACTGCGTGACCGGGCACGAGAACGCCGAACGGCTCGCGTTCGCCCCGGGCCTGCGGAGGGACGGATCGGGCAGACTCGTCGCCCCGTACGGTCTGTTCACGGTGGTGCGGGACAGCGGCCGGGCGCGGGTCTGGATGGACGGGCGCTACCCGACCGACAAGCAGAGGTACGCCCAGTACGACGTGGCGTTCCTCCAAGTGGGACCGGGCGCCGACCACCGGCAGGTGGAGCGGACCGTGGGCGGCAACCGCCTCTGGACGGACACCGGGTTCCGGCACTCCGGGGTACGTCTGGTCGCCTACCCCGGCGCCGACCCACCGCCCAGGAACTGTACGAGCGGCACCCGGCCCGCGGCTTTCCCCGGCTGGCCGGGCACGTATCTGCGCATCGACTGCGACGGGTACAGCGGCGGTTCGTCCGGCGGTCCCTTCCTCGCCGACTTCGACGAACGGACCGGGAGCGGTGACCTCATCGGCGTGATCGGTGGCTACCGGACCGGCGGGCCCACCGACGACATCTCGTACAGCGCGTACTTCGGGCGGAACGTCAAGGCCCTGTACGAGTCCGCCGTCCGGGGCGTGCGCTGA
- a CDS encoding phenylacetate--CoA ligase family protein codes for MFGTALSQLRYGMAILRNRSIRPQDLDRIARDLVATLAEFGEPGADSALLPGQAGQVDPEIRRTVTRRSLRATARAAVRHTSYYHRIFGELGLDPDSLTTETWSQVPVTPKKALRGLPTAFVSTAATPALMALTTGTSGTPTAVWYSRAELDTTIAFSTISAALGLGLRPRHTMAYAGCSRATLPLINAEESTTRVGASFVQFGTIDPVVALDRLAAPLGLPGKAPQITHLTTSASYLSALVQHAEQDGWRPADFGLESIGVGGEVLSGPLRERAEAAFGAPVSTSYLMTETLPSSGTPCSRGHLHHTTEFGHLEVLDPLTWSPTGPGGTGMVVHTPYVPYRECTLLLRYATGDLVRLPDAEPDCELAHLPATSTILGRWSGPLSATVPTRDVLDVIEAEPDVPLPARYTLTEEPDGGVLLHLLVRTLPAATLRRALEGRIAASGMAVTGLVLYDDRSAMPPTGPVRADLREHAFQPVPQAAARMGSGA; via the coding sequence TTGTTCGGTACCGCCCTGAGTCAACTCCGCTACGGCATGGCGATCCTCCGCAACCGGAGCATCCGCCCCCAGGACCTCGACCGGATCGCCCGCGACCTGGTCGCCACCCTCGCCGAGTTCGGTGAACCGGGGGCCGACTCGGCGCTGCTCCCCGGCCAGGCCGGGCAGGTCGACCCCGAGATACGCCGCACCGTCACCAGGAGAAGCCTGCGGGCCACCGCACGCGCGGCCGTCCGGCACACGTCCTACTACCACCGGATCTTCGGTGAACTCGGACTCGACCCCGACTCCCTCACCACCGAGACCTGGTCGCAGGTGCCCGTCACACCGAAGAAGGCGCTGCGCGGACTGCCGACCGCTTTCGTCTCCACGGCCGCCACACCCGCCCTGATGGCGCTGACCACGGGAACCAGCGGAACCCCCACCGCCGTCTGGTACTCCCGCGCCGAACTGGACACCACGATCGCCTTCAGCACCATCTCCGCCGCGCTGGGACTCGGCCTGCGCCCCCGGCACACCATGGCCTACGCGGGCTGCTCCAGAGCGACCCTGCCGCTGATCAACGCCGAGGAGTCGACCACCCGGGTCGGCGCCTCGTTCGTCCAGTTCGGCACGATCGACCCCGTGGTCGCCCTCGACCGTCTCGCGGCGCCGCTCGGCCTGCCCGGCAAGGCCCCGCAGATCACCCACCTCACCACGTCCGCGTCCTACCTCTCCGCGCTCGTGCAGCACGCCGAACAGGACGGCTGGCGCCCCGCCGACTTCGGGCTGGAGAGCATCGGAGTGGGCGGCGAGGTGCTGTCCGGACCGTTGCGCGAGCGGGCCGAGGCCGCCTTCGGCGCCCCCGTGTCGACGTCCTACCTGATGACCGAGACACTGCCCTCCAGCGGCACCCCGTGCTCCCGGGGCCATCTGCACCACACCACCGAGTTCGGGCACCTGGAAGTGCTGGACCCCCTGACCTGGAGCCCGACCGGACCGGGCGGAACAGGCATGGTCGTGCACACCCCGTACGTCCCGTACCGGGAGTGCACACTCCTGCTGCGGTACGCCACCGGCGACCTCGTCCGCCTGCCCGACGCGGAGCCGGACTGCGAACTGGCGCACCTTCCGGCCACCTCCACCATCCTGGGCCGTTGGTCGGGACCGCTCAGCGCCACCGTCCCGACCAGGGACGTCCTCGACGTGATCGAGGCGGAACCGGACGTTCCGCTGCCCGCCCGGTACACCCTGACCGAAGAGCCGGACGGCGGCGTACTGCTGCATCTGCTGGTCCGGACCCTGCCCGCCGCGACGCTGCGACGGGCCCTGGAGGGGCGGATCGCGGCGTCGGGGATGGCCGTGACCGGCCTCGTGCTGTACGACGACCGGTCGGCCATGCCGCCGACCGGCCCGGTCCGCGCGGATCTGCGCGAACACGCCTTCCAGCCGGTTCCGCAGGCCGCCGCACGGATGGGGAGTGGCGCATGA
- a CDS encoding DUF4433 domain-containing protein, translated as MPNAVPNRPIYHITHIRNLPRILAQGGLFSDNSAARQNLTDTDIGMPGIKQRRRTTSVDCGPGGTPADYVPFYFCNRSPMLASINYGNVPTYREGQDPVVYLTSSLTAVRSSGLPAVFTEGNAGATFVDFHSDDVELCEKLIDWQLMTQKWWNDIPEDPNRASRRQAEYLVHKFFPISLVASIVVHDERRADEARAILTERGVSIPVVVYPEWYY; from the coding sequence GTGCCAAATGCGGTACCGAACAGGCCAATTTATCACATCACGCATATTCGTAACTTACCAAGGATTCTCGCTCAAGGCGGGCTGTTCAGTGACAATTCCGCTGCCCGGCAGAACCTTACCGACACGGATATCGGAATGCCTGGCATCAAGCAGCGTCGACGCACAACATCGGTCGATTGTGGACCTGGAGGCACGCCTGCAGACTATGTCCCATTTTATTTCTGCAATCGATCTCCCATGCTTGCCTCTATTAATTACGGCAATGTTCCGACCTATCGTGAGGGGCAAGACCCGGTCGTCTACTTGACCTCAAGCCTAACTGCAGTAAGAAGCTCTGGCCTCCCTGCTGTATTTACCGAAGGGAACGCAGGGGCTACATTCGTTGATTTCCATTCCGATGATGTCGAACTCTGTGAGAAGCTCATCGACTGGCAGCTGATGACTCAGAAGTGGTGGAATGACATACCCGAAGATCCGAACCGGGCGAGTCGACGTCAGGCCGAATATCTAGTGCACAAATTCTTCCCAATCTCACTCGTGGCTTCAATAGTTGTTCATGACGAGCGCCGGGCCGATGAAGCTCGGGCTATTCTCACCGAACGCGGTGTTTCAATTCCCGTCGTGGTGTATCCTGAGTGGTACTACTAA
- a CDS encoding macro domain-containing protein: protein MATVIQESQGNLLEADAEAIVNTVNTVGVMGKGIALQFKQAFPENFKQYKAACDRSEVRVGEIFVHDAHHLGPRRYVLNFPTKRHWRSKSRIEDIQAGLDALVEVVKKYNIESVAVPALGCGNGGLDWGDVRPMIQAAFEPLSTVKVLVFPPAGAPAPDLMPVHTGAPNMTRGRAALVALLSGYVEQARSERVEAPGGASLLELQKLMYLLQAVGTPMRLRYEKAQYGPYAENLNHQLQRMEGHLVRGYGDRTQRVLDFHPVTLTRDAKASADSWIEEHRDVQLKESIDKVLEVIDGFASPYGLELLCTTHWVIHELGADAPQSAVIDTLQKWSRRKAEIFTERHVSIARKRLQEKQLGALSV from the coding sequence GTGGCGACGGTGATCCAGGAATCGCAAGGCAACCTGCTTGAAGCGGACGCGGAAGCCATCGTTAACACTGTCAATACTGTTGGTGTCATGGGGAAGGGTATTGCCCTGCAGTTCAAGCAGGCTTTCCCTGAGAATTTCAAGCAGTACAAGGCTGCCTGTGACCGAAGCGAAGTGAGGGTCGGTGAAATTTTCGTCCATGACGCTCACCACCTAGGCCCCCGTCGATACGTTCTGAACTTCCCGACGAAACGTCACTGGCGCAGTAAGTCGCGCATCGAGGATATTCAAGCAGGTCTCGATGCGCTGGTTGAAGTGGTGAAGAAATACAATATTGAATCCGTTGCGGTTCCCGCTTTGGGGTGCGGGAATGGTGGGCTTGATTGGGGCGACGTCCGTCCCATGATCCAAGCTGCTTTTGAACCCTTGTCGACGGTTAAGGTGCTGGTGTTCCCGCCAGCGGGTGCACCGGCGCCTGATTTGATGCCGGTCCATACCGGCGCACCGAATATGACCCGGGGAAGGGCCGCTCTAGTGGCTCTACTGAGTGGCTACGTCGAGCAGGCGAGATCAGAGCGTGTTGAGGCCCCTGGTGGAGCATCGCTGCTCGAACTCCAGAAACTCATGTATCTGCTTCAGGCTGTCGGAACGCCTATGCGGCTGCGCTATGAGAAAGCGCAATACGGACCTTACGCCGAGAATTTGAATCATCAGCTTCAGCGTATGGAAGGCCATTTGGTCCGAGGGTATGGCGACCGAACTCAGCGCGTGCTCGATTTTCATCCTGTCACGCTTACGCGGGATGCAAAGGCATCTGCGGATTCTTGGATCGAAGAGCATCGCGATGTGCAGCTCAAGGAATCTATCGATAAGGTTCTTGAGGTGATCGATGGATTTGCCTCTCCGTACGGCCTTGAACTGCTGTGCACGACGCACTGGGTCATTCATGAGCTGGGGGCTGATGCGCCACAAAGTGCCGTAATTGACACGCTCCAGAAGTGGAGTCGCCGTAAGGCGGAGATCTTTACTGAACGACACGTTTCGATTGCCCGGAAGCGCCTGCAAGAGAAGCAGCTGGGTGCGCTCTCTGTCTGA
- a CDS encoding NUDIX domain-containing protein produces MAQQTDDQPKALKPALESMTLLVAAVIVHDKATNRVVLLQRSENAKFAQGMWDLPVGKSEPGEPITETAVRELYEETGLTVKPESLKVAHIIHGAWGVESPNGFLTVVFATHEWTGEPENREPREHAQVRWVDADAVPENFVDTTASALYRYLAGGPEVYLDGWD; encoded by the coding sequence GTGGCTCAGCAGACCGACGACCAGCCGAAGGCGCTCAAGCCGGCCCTCGAATCCATGACCCTGCTGGTCGCCGCCGTCATCGTCCACGACAAGGCCACCAACCGAGTCGTCCTCCTCCAGCGCAGCGAGAACGCCAAGTTCGCCCAGGGCATGTGGGACCTCCCGGTCGGCAAGAGCGAACCAGGCGAGCCCATCACGGAAACCGCAGTCCGCGAGCTCTACGAGGAGACCGGCCTCACGGTGAAGCCCGAGTCCCTTAAGGTCGCGCACATCATTCACGGGGCCTGGGGCGTTGAGTCCCCCAATGGATTCCTCACGGTCGTATTCGCCACCCACGAATGGACCGGCGAACCCGAAAACCGCGAGCCCCGCGAGCACGCGCAGGTCCGGTGGGTCGACGCCGACGCAGTACCCGAGAATTTCGTCGACACCACGGCCAGTGCCCTCTACCGATACCTGGCGGGAGGCCCGGAAGTCTACCTCGACGGCTGGGATTAG
- the sodN gene encoding superoxide dismutase, Ni, giving the protein MLSRLFAPKVKVSAHCDLPCGVYDPAQARIEAESVKAVQEKYQANEDADFRTRAILIKEQRAELAKHHVSVLWSDYFKPPHFEKYPELHQLVNDTLKALSAAKGSNDPATGQKALDLIAQIDKIFWETKKA; this is encoded by the coding sequence ATGCTCTCCCGCCTGTTCGCCCCCAAGGTGAAGGTCAGCGCCCACTGCGACCTTCCCTGCGGCGTGTACGACCCGGCCCAGGCCCGCATCGAGGCGGAGTCCGTCAAGGCCGTCCAGGAGAAGTACCAGGCCAACGAGGACGCGGACTTCCGCACCCGCGCCATCCTGATCAAGGAACAGCGCGCGGAGCTCGCGAAGCACCACGTGTCGGTGCTCTGGAGCGACTACTTCAAGCCCCCGCACTTCGAGAAGTACCCGGAGCTGCACCAGCTGGTCAACGACACCCTGAAGGCGCTCTCCGCGGCCAAGGGCTCGAACGACCCGGCGACGGGCCAGAAGGCGCTCGACCTGATCGCGCAGATCGACAAGATCTTCTGGGAGACCAAGAAGGCTTGA
- the sodX gene encoding nickel-type superoxide dismutase maturation protease, protein MPELTQEPRRGLAGRVPFQVVEVTGPSMVPTLYHGDRLLVQYGAPVRPGDVVILRHPFQQDLLVVKRAAERREGGWWVLADNTFAGGDSTDYGAVPEELVLARVRVRYRPLTSDRRSVRAVLGWAVSALRPVLADRSVSRRLRAR, encoded by the coding sequence ATGCCGGAGCTGACGCAGGAGCCCCGACGCGGGCTGGCGGGGCGAGTGCCGTTCCAGGTGGTGGAGGTGACGGGGCCGTCCATGGTGCCCACGCTCTACCACGGGGACCGGCTGCTGGTGCAGTACGGGGCGCCGGTGCGCCCGGGTGACGTGGTGATCCTGCGCCATCCGTTCCAGCAGGACCTGCTCGTCGTGAAGCGGGCCGCCGAGCGGCGGGAGGGCGGCTGGTGGGTGCTGGCCGACAACACGTTCGCGGGCGGGGACAGCACCGACTACGGGGCCGTGCCGGAGGAACTGGTGCTGGCCCGGGTGCGCGTCCGCTACCGGCCGCTGACGTCCGACCGGCGGTCGGTGCGCGCGGTGCTGGGCTGGGCGGTGTCGGCGCTGCGGCCGGTGCTCGCCGACCGTTCCGTCTCCAGACGCTTGCGGGCCCGGTAG